A single window of Sneathiella limimaris DNA harbors:
- a CDS encoding succinate dehydrogenase assembly factor 4, with protein MEEKKPSNIPSTDADADKVEKTEAAKPAHKLKQADGEIGGPAGLEPTRYGDWERKGIVSDF; from the coding sequence ATGGAAGAGAAAAAACCCTCAAATATCCCAAGCACTGATGCGGATGCAGATAAAGTCGAAAAAACCGAAGCAGCTAAACCAGCTCATAAGCTAAAGCAGGCTGACGGTGAAATTGGTGGTCCGGCTGGACTGGAACCCACGCGCTACGGTGACTGGGAGCGTAAAGGTATTGTGAGCGACTTTTAG
- the rsmB gene encoding 16S rRNA (cytosine(967)-C(5))-methyltransferase RsmB: MTDKKPNARLRAVTMLAQVLDKNQLLEDILFENLKGLSDRDRSLARALVSTTLRHLGIIDALIDKMLDRPLPKSVKNIRHILRVGITQILFMDIAVHAAIHDTVELVPANSKFRGLVNALLRRTDRQGQKLLTKMNQSKANLPAWLWKSWSEFYGVELTQQISDALRKEAPLDITLKSNEDPEEVKQWAEKLEAIILPGEQLRRSAGGSVTSLAGFQDGDWWIQDYSASLPVRLFGNIKGKRALDLCAAPGGKTAQLIAKGAEVTALDRSKARLRRLEENLERLSFNATIVVSDAATFKPEELFDIILLDAPCSSTGTIRRHPDVAWLKTQEDVKKLAELQERLLDATISQLKSGGTLVYSTCSLQPEEGEWQIAKFLEKHPEMKRNAITPKELNGLEDVVTKEGDLRCLPCHLDGLSENGLGGMDGFFAARLVKD; this comes from the coding sequence ATGACCGACAAAAAGCCCAACGCCCGACTTCGCGCTGTCACCATGCTGGCCCAGGTGCTGGATAAGAACCAGCTTCTGGAAGATATTCTTTTTGAGAATTTGAAAGGACTAAGCGATCGTGACCGATCCCTAGCCCGGGCGCTTGTCTCAACCACACTACGTCATCTCGGCATAATTGATGCCTTGATCGACAAAATGCTGGATCGACCCTTACCAAAATCCGTAAAGAACATCCGCCATATCCTTCGGGTTGGAATAACCCAGATCCTGTTCATGGATATCGCGGTCCATGCCGCTATTCATGACACCGTTGAACTTGTTCCAGCTAACAGTAAGTTCCGGGGGCTAGTAAACGCCCTTTTGAGAAGAACAGATCGGCAAGGACAAAAGCTGCTAACCAAAATGAACCAAAGCAAGGCCAACCTTCCTGCTTGGCTTTGGAAAAGCTGGTCCGAGTTTTATGGTGTGGAATTAACTCAACAAATTTCAGATGCCCTTCGTAAAGAGGCGCCGTTGGATATTACCCTCAAATCCAATGAAGATCCTGAGGAAGTAAAACAATGGGCTGAAAAACTGGAAGCCATCATCTTGCCCGGAGAACAATTACGGCGCTCTGCCGGTGGGTCAGTTACATCCCTTGCTGGATTTCAGGATGGGGACTGGTGGATCCAGGATTATTCGGCAAGTCTGCCAGTGCGCCTCTTCGGTAACATAAAAGGCAAACGGGCTCTTGATCTCTGCGCTGCGCCGGGTGGAAAAACGGCTCAACTAATTGCAAAAGGTGCCGAAGTTACAGCTCTGGATCGCTCAAAAGCTCGACTTCGGCGGTTAGAAGAAAACCTGGAGCGGCTTTCATTCAATGCAACCATTGTTGTCTCAGACGCTGCGACCTTCAAGCCAGAAGAGTTGTTCGATATTATTTTGCTTGATGCACCTTGTTCCAGTACCGGAACAATTCGCCGTCACCCAGACGTTGCCTGGCTGAAAACTCAAGAAGATGTAAAAAAACTGGCAGAGCTGCAAGAACGCCTTCTGGATGCCACAATTTCTCAGTTAAAATCCGGCGGAACACTTGTTTATAGTACCTGCTCACTCCAACCAGAAGAAGGGGAATGGCAAATCGCTAAATTCCTGGAAAAACATCCAGAAATGAAACGAAACGCCATAACACCAAAGGAACTCAATGGCCTCGAAGATGTCGTGACCAAAGAAGGTGACCTAAGGTGCCTTCCCTGTCATCTTGATGGATTAAGCGAAAACGGTTTGGGTGGTATGGATGGTTTCTTTGCTGCGCGGTTAGTTAAGGACTAA
- the rpe gene encoding ribulose-phosphate 3-epimerase — MRKPVRIAPSILAADFANLGPEIAAITEAGADFIHVDIMDGHFVPNISFGPAVTKSVRNFSDKPFDCHLMISPVDIYIPEFVDAGADIITVHQEAGPHLHRTLQVIKSHGKKAGVSLNPSTPASTLEHVMDEVDLILVMSVNPGFGGQKFIHSQLDKIRTLRAMIDASGRDIDLEVDGGINAETAKLVIEAGADMLVAGSAVFKGGPEHYKANIDALRG, encoded by the coding sequence ATGCGTAAACCTGTAAGAATTGCCCCCTCCATTCTGGCGGCAGATTTTGCCAATTTGGGACCCGAAATTGCTGCTATTACAGAAGCTGGGGCTGATTTTATCCATGTGGATATTATGGATGGACATTTTGTCCCCAATATCAGCTTTGGTCCCGCGGTCACCAAATCCGTCCGTAACTTTAGTGACAAGCCTTTCGATTGCCACCTCATGATTTCACCAGTTGATATCTATATACCCGAATTTGTTGATGCTGGCGCTGACATCATTACGGTCCACCAGGAAGCAGGTCCTCATCTTCATCGAACTCTGCAGGTTATTAAATCCCATGGAAAGAAGGCTGGTGTGTCACTCAATCCGTCAACACCTGCTTCAACTCTTGAGCATGTTATGGATGAGGTTGATCTTATTCTGGTGATGAGCGTCAATCCAGGCTTTGGCGGTCAAAAATTCATCCATTCGCAGCTCGATAAAATTCGTACCCTTCGCGCCATGATTGACGCTAGTGGGCGGGACATTGATCTTGAAGTGGACGGTGGCATTAACGCGGAGACTGCAAAGTTGGTTATCGAAGCTGGCGCTGACATGCTAGTTGCCGGCAGTGCCGTCTTCAAAGGTGGGCCTGAGCATTATAAAGCCAATATCGACGCTTTAAGAGGGTAA
- a CDS encoding heparinase II/III family protein: MSNKPSPKRTIKDMVFSSSLYSSSLKIRTPKRLLHTPVDVIPGVGDKADTLFKGCFLLEGVENKLNNKEPWLAQKMPHHWHRELHRFNWVRDFSANGSDAAKRHVRALLTNWVHSFEEYEPLIWDPDIIARRLVNWMQQSPFLLTSNDGDFNYKFLRSLRKQLQHLQRYCRYFAREKDQFLFYLALYLGNVCFTDTQPQAHRLLQKLMAEIEKVILSDGCHVSRNPSQLLETLADLISLRETLNRMEAPIPEGLEQAIDRATTAVRFFQHGDGDLALFNGSKLMGEGTCDQLLAISNILGRSPHSMKEGGFERLKAGRSLILFETGLAGRPQNALPYHGAGSFEFSYGRDRIIVNCGAHPDPESPWHKALAATAAHSTLSVGDANAVFPAPVKEGAEGPIQVSVEEEGGSLLLVYRNPCFEQSAKIRHLRRIYLSSDGREIRGEDTVETLDPAADTTDFAVRFHIHPDISISKSLGGRSLLMMTRQGTGWQFLTSLSEAGLEESIYCSRPGEKRHNKQIVLRGRLHGAETLTIKWALHQKSDSTSDSKG, from the coding sequence ATGTCCAATAAACCGTCCCCTAAACGGACGATCAAAGACATGGTTTTTTCAAGTTCCCTTTATTCAAGCAGCCTGAAAATCAGAACACCCAAGCGGCTCCTTCATACACCTGTAGATGTGATACCTGGAGTAGGTGATAAGGCGGATACCCTCTTCAAAGGTTGCTTTTTGCTGGAAGGCGTTGAGAACAAGCTCAACAATAAAGAACCTTGGCTTGCTCAAAAAATGCCGCATCACTGGCATCGTGAACTTCATCGCTTTAACTGGGTGAGGGATTTCTCAGCGAATGGCAGCGATGCCGCAAAACGTCACGTCCGGGCACTTCTAACAAATTGGGTTCACTCTTTTGAAGAATATGAACCGCTTATCTGGGATCCGGATATTATCGCCCGACGCCTGGTCAATTGGATGCAACAAAGCCCCTTCTTGCTAACCAGCAATGATGGAGATTTTAATTACAAGTTCCTGCGCTCCTTGCGCAAACAATTGCAACACCTGCAGAGATACTGCCGATATTTTGCTCGAGAAAAAGACCAGTTTCTGTTTTATCTTGCCCTTTACCTTGGAAATGTCTGCTTTACAGATACACAACCGCAAGCCCACCGCTTGCTTCAGAAGCTTATGGCTGAAATTGAAAAGGTAATCCTAAGCGATGGTTGTCATGTCAGTCGAAACCCTAGTCAGCTTCTGGAAACTCTGGCAGACCTTATTAGCTTAAGAGAAACCCTAAATAGAATGGAAGCGCCGATCCCGGAAGGACTGGAGCAAGCCATTGACCGGGCGACAACCGCAGTTCGGTTTTTCCAGCATGGCGATGGTGATCTCGCCCTCTTCAATGGGTCAAAACTCATGGGGGAGGGAACGTGCGATCAACTGCTAGCAATCAGTAATATTCTCGGCCGTTCTCCTCACAGTATGAAAGAAGGCGGGTTTGAACGACTAAAGGCGGGCCGATCTCTCATCCTTTTTGAAACCGGGCTTGCAGGTCGCCCCCAAAATGCCCTTCCCTATCATGGCGCAGGGAGTTTTGAGTTTAGCTACGGTCGCGACCGTATTATTGTGAATTGTGGAGCTCACCCAGACCCGGAATCACCTTGGCACAAGGCACTTGCAGCAACCGCCGCTCACTCTACCCTATCTGTGGGAGATGCGAACGCGGTCTTTCCCGCCCCAGTGAAGGAAGGAGCTGAAGGACCAATTCAGGTCAGTGTTGAAGAAGAAGGTGGAAGCTTACTTCTTGTCTATCGCAATCCCTGCTTTGAGCAATCAGCAAAAATTCGTCACCTTCGGCGGATATATTTAAGCTCTGATGGACGAGAAATTCGCGGGGAAGATACTGTCGAAACACTAGATCCGGCTGCCGATACAACTGATTTTGCTGTTCGCTTCCATATTCATCCAGACATTAGTATCTCCAAAAGCTTAGGGGGCAGAAGCCTACTGATGATGACACGTCAGGGAACGGGCTGGCAATTCCTCACAAGCCTTTCAGAAGCCGGCTTAGAGGAAAGCATCTACTGCAGCCGTCCTGGTGAAAAACGGCATAACAAGCAAATTGTTCTAAGGGGACGTCTCCATGGCGCAGAAACCCTGACAATAAAATGGGCCCTGCACCAGAAAAGCGACTCAACAAGCGATTCGAAAGGCTAA
- a CDS encoding nucleotide sugar dehydrogenase, protein MSNSSDVFAIHKPVQELFVSVVGLGYVGLPLAVALARQFKVIGYDISGSRVKELKGGYDRTFELDSPALRASSMTFTTDISETKDADVHIVTVPTPVDEGDKPDLEPLRSACRAVGPILKKGAVVVVESTVYPGVTEDVCGPLLEEISGLKCGEEFFLGYSPERINPGDKVHTVDKIIKVISGQTEEVADLLEKIYGAATTGGTFRARNIKTAEAAKVIENAQRDINIAFINEATMIFQKLGISAYDVLETAGTKWNFLNFTPGLVGGHCIGIDPFYLAHKASEVGQDPDLILTGRRINENMGKFIANTISGLIDSSSKVLVLGLTFKENVPDLRNTKVTEIISGLEAHGHLVEVHDPMADPEEARQFLDIDLKENLNSLTKYDAIIGAVAHSVYKDLSVPALEGMMTENGLLADIKGIWRDVTFSNGIKRWQL, encoded by the coding sequence ATGTCTAACTCTTCAGATGTTTTTGCTATTCACAAACCTGTTCAAGAGTTGTTTGTTTCTGTTGTAGGGCTTGGCTACGTCGGCCTTCCACTTGCAGTTGCATTAGCACGACAGTTCAAGGTAATTGGATATGACATTAGTGGCTCTCGTGTAAAAGAGTTGAAGGGTGGATATGATCGAACCTTTGAACTGGATAGTCCCGCTCTACGTGCGAGTAGCATGACGTTTACGACGGATATTTCAGAAACAAAAGATGCGGATGTCCATATCGTTACCGTCCCGACACCTGTTGACGAGGGCGATAAACCTGATTTGGAACCTCTACGCTCAGCTTGCCGTGCCGTGGGCCCGATCTTGAAGAAGGGTGCTGTGGTCGTGGTTGAAAGTACCGTTTACCCAGGTGTTACTGAAGATGTATGTGGCCCGCTTTTGGAAGAGATTTCAGGCTTAAAATGTGGTGAAGAGTTTTTCCTTGGATATTCACCTGAGCGGATTAATCCAGGTGATAAGGTTCACACTGTAGATAAGATTATCAAAGTGATTTCTGGTCAAACAGAAGAAGTCGCTGATTTACTTGAAAAAATTTATGGCGCGGCAACAACCGGAGGAACGTTTCGAGCGCGGAATATTAAAACTGCTGAAGCGGCCAAGGTTATTGAAAATGCACAAAGGGATATCAACATTGCCTTCATTAATGAAGCAACGATGATCTTTCAAAAATTGGGTATTTCTGCTTACGATGTTCTAGAAACAGCAGGCACGAAATGGAACTTCCTGAACTTCACACCTGGTCTTGTTGGCGGACATTGTATTGGTATTGATCCCTTTTATCTCGCCCACAAAGCAAGTGAAGTTGGGCAGGACCCGGATCTGATCCTGACAGGTCGCCGAATTAACGAAAATATGGGCAAATTTATTGCCAACACCATAAGTGGCCTAATTGACAGTTCCAGCAAGGTATTGGTTTTGGGTCTGACATTTAAGGAAAATGTGCCCGACCTTAGAAACACCAAGGTAACGGAAATCATCTCAGGACTCGAGGCGCATGGTCATCTTGTGGAAGTCCATGACCCAATGGCGGATCCGGAAGAAGCACGCCAGTTTCTGGATATTGATCTCAAGGAAAACCTGAACTCCTTGACCAAGTATGATGCCATTATCGGTGCAGTGGCTCACTCAGTCTATAAGGACCTGTCGGTTCCAGCCTTGGAAGGCATGATGACGGAAAATGGTCTTCTCGCTGACATCAAAGGAATTTGGCGAGATGTCACTTTTTCAAACGGTATCAAGCGTTGGCAGCTTTAG
- the purH gene encoding bifunctional phosphoribosylaminoimidazolecarboxamide formyltransferase/IMP cyclohydrolase — MSASDLQPITRALISVSDKTGLVELGKALNAHNVEILSTGGSAKMLAEAGVPVTEVADHTKFPEMMDGRVKTLHPIIHGGILALRDNANHVEAMKTHNIGPIDLVVVNLYPFEETVAKGADFHTCIENIDIGGPAMIRSAAKNYGFVNVVTDAADYQLIIDELSANDGKTSIETRKKLAAKAYARTGSYDAAISAWYAEQLGEEFPDRLVLAGTRQQVLRYGENPHQSAAFYANSEKRIGVASATQVQGKELSYNNFNDTDAAFELVAEFKPEVSGPACAIIKHANPCGVATGKTLAEAYRSAFACDTTSAFGGIIATNQTLDAETAEEIVKIFTEVIIAPDATDEAKALIAAKKNLRLLLTGGLPDPSYGGRLVKSLAGGYLIQGRDNALTATPELKVVTKRAPTEQEMADLKFAFTVGKHVKSNAIIYARDGATVGIGAGQMSRVDSSKIAASKSLEAAQNAGETEAWAKGSVVASDAFFPFADGLLAAAEAGATAVIQPGGSMRDDEVIQAADEAGLAMVFTGMRHFRH, encoded by the coding sequence ATGTCTGCTTCTGATTTGCAACCTATCACCCGTGCCCTTATTTCCGTTTCTGATAAAACTGGCTTAGTCGAACTTGGCAAAGCCCTGAACGCCCATAATGTGGAAATCCTCTCCACCGGAGGCAGTGCTAAAATGCTGGCTGAGGCCGGTGTTCCAGTGACTGAAGTTGCAGATCACACCAAGTTTCCTGAAATGATGGACGGTCGGGTTAAAACGCTACATCCGATTATTCATGGAGGTATTTTGGCTCTTCGCGACAATGCAAACCATGTTGAAGCTATGAAAACACACAACATTGGCCCCATTGATCTCGTGGTAGTTAATCTCTATCCGTTTGAAGAAACCGTTGCCAAAGGCGCGGATTTCCACACTTGTATCGAAAATATAGATATTGGTGGACCTGCCATGATCCGTTCCGCTGCCAAAAACTATGGCTTTGTGAACGTTGTAACCGATGCCGCAGATTATCAATTGATTATTGATGAACTCTCCGCAAACGATGGAAAGACCTCAATTGAAACCCGAAAGAAACTGGCAGCCAAAGCCTATGCCCGGACCGGTTCATATGATGCTGCAATTTCAGCATGGTATGCAGAACAGCTTGGCGAGGAATTTCCGGATCGTCTGGTTTTAGCAGGAACACGCCAACAAGTACTGCGCTACGGCGAAAACCCTCATCAGTCTGCTGCTTTCTACGCGAACTCAGAGAAGCGAATCGGTGTTGCCTCAGCAACTCAGGTCCAGGGCAAAGAACTTTCCTACAACAACTTTAATGACACAGATGCCGCATTCGAACTGGTAGCCGAGTTTAAACCAGAGGTTAGTGGTCCTGCTTGTGCGATCATTAAACACGCCAACCCTTGTGGTGTCGCCACAGGAAAAACACTGGCAGAAGCCTATCGGTCTGCTTTTGCCTGTGACACAACATCAGCATTTGGCGGCATCATTGCGACCAACCAGACTTTGGATGCGGAAACTGCCGAAGAAATCGTCAAAATCTTCACGGAAGTCATTATTGCCCCTGATGCAACAGACGAAGCAAAAGCATTGATCGCCGCAAAGAAAAATCTGCGGCTTTTACTGACCGGTGGCCTTCCTGATCCAAGTTATGGGGGAAGGCTCGTAAAATCTCTTGCTGGTGGTTACCTGATCCAAGGGCGGGACAACGCGCTGACAGCAACACCGGAGCTGAAAGTTGTCACAAAACGTGCCCCGACCGAACAGGAAATGGCCGACCTGAAATTTGCGTTCACAGTTGGCAAGCATGTTAAATCAAACGCTATTATCTATGCTCGCGATGGTGCGACTGTTGGTATCGGTGCAGGACAAATGAGCCGTGTGGACAGTTCAAAGATTGCAGCCTCTAAATCATTGGAGGCAGCGCAAAATGCGGGCGAAACAGAAGCTTGGGCAAAAGGATCTGTCGTTGCTTCCGACGCATTCTTCCCATTTGCAGATGGTTTGCTTGCTGCAGCAGAAGCTGGAGCGACAGCCGTGATCCAACCCGGTGGTTCCATGCGTGATGATGAGGTCATTCAGGCCGCAGACGAGGCCGGACTTGCAATGGTCTTTACTGGTATGCGTCACTTCCGCCATTAA
- a CDS encoding heavy metal-binding domain-containing protein yields the protein MIVTTTGSIEGKKITQYHGVVAGEAVMGANFIRDFFARVTDVLGGRSGAYQKELRKARELAVEELMEEAQSLGANAVVGISLDTEVMGESMLMMVATGTAVTVE from the coding sequence ATGATCGTTACAACAACAGGTTCTATTGAAGGTAAGAAAATCACTCAGTATCACGGCGTTGTTGCGGGTGAAGCCGTAATGGGTGCAAACTTTATTCGGGATTTCTTTGCCCGTGTCACTGACGTATTAGGAGGACGCTCTGGCGCGTATCAGAAAGAACTTCGTAAGGCCCGGGAACTCGCTGTTGAAGAGCTAATGGAAGAAGCTCAGTCCCTCGGAGCCAATGCTGTTGTTGGCATTAGCCTGGATACAGAAGTCATGGGCGAAAGCATGCTGATGATGGTGGCAACCGGGACGGCTGTAACCGTCGAATAA
- a CDS encoding MFS transporter, with protein MQEASKLGKFSWAMFDWANQPYFTVITTFIFAPYFTSVVIGNPAEGQAYWAYTQAIAGFLIAILSPVFGSIADAGGPRKPWILVFVVLCALGSFALWWAVPGQTTGIYLILAALVVGTVGVEFSLVFNNAMLPSLTSRDRIGRLSGLGWGMGYLGGLTALFIVLLGFSLPDTPLFGLDKAAHEHDRITGPLSAVWFVIFIIPMMLFTPDAKPSGIAKGKAVRVGLSQLIATFRSLKDYRNILFFLFARMFYNDGILALIGFSGIYAAGLFGWETMTLGIFGILINVFAIAGSFVGGALDDRLGSKPTIVISVLGLAVASMGVLSISDGEVLFGLPAAMPTEDSAMLSSPAELVFIGFAFIMGFFFGPAQAASRTLVARLSPPDKMGEFFGLFAFSGKATAFVAPFLIGVVTDITGQQRPAMIVIFLLLIIGAALMSFVREAEAD; from the coding sequence ATGCAGGAAGCGTCTAAACTCGGTAAATTTTCATGGGCCATGTTTGACTGGGCAAACCAGCCCTACTTCACGGTCATTACGACTTTTATCTTTGCGCCCTATTTCACGTCAGTTGTGATCGGTAATCCGGCTGAGGGTCAAGCCTATTGGGCTTACACGCAAGCGATAGCAGGGTTTCTTATTGCGATTTTAAGTCCAGTATTTGGCTCAATTGCAGATGCAGGGGGCCCCCGAAAACCTTGGATTTTAGTATTTGTAGTTCTCTGTGCACTAGGGAGTTTTGCGCTTTGGTGGGCGGTTCCTGGGCAAACAACAGGTATCTATCTGATCCTTGCAGCCTTGGTCGTTGGCACCGTTGGGGTCGAGTTTTCTCTGGTGTTTAACAATGCCATGTTACCATCTCTGACTTCACGGGACCGGATAGGCCGTTTATCTGGTCTGGGTTGGGGAATGGGGTATCTGGGGGGATTAACAGCCCTCTTTATTGTACTGCTTGGGTTTTCATTGCCGGATACACCGCTATTTGGACTGGATAAGGCCGCTCATGAACATGACCGGATTACAGGGCCCTTATCTGCCGTTTGGTTTGTCATTTTCATCATTCCGATGATGCTTTTTACGCCAGATGCGAAACCTTCAGGCATTGCAAAAGGGAAAGCGGTTCGGGTTGGGCTTTCCCAACTAATCGCAACGTTCCGATCCTTAAAAGACTACCGGAACATCCTTTTTTTCCTGTTTGCCCGCATGTTTTATAATGATGGCATTCTTGCTTTGATCGGTTTTTCCGGGATTTATGCAGCAGGCCTTTTTGGCTGGGAGACAATGACCTTGGGGATCTTTGGGATCCTGATCAATGTCTTCGCGATTGCCGGATCGTTTGTTGGCGGGGCTTTGGATGATCGATTAGGCTCCAAACCGACAATTGTCATCTCTGTTCTGGGTTTGGCTGTGGCCTCTATGGGGGTTTTGTCCATCAGCGATGGAGAAGTGTTGTTTGGTTTGCCAGCGGCCATGCCTACAGAAGACAGTGCGATGCTTTCCAGTCCTGCAGAGCTCGTTTTTATTGGTTTTGCATTTATTATGGGTTTTTTCTTTGGACCTGCTCAAGCGGCAAGCCGAACCCTGGTTGCTAGACTATCTCCGCCCGACAAGATGGGTGAGTTTTTTGGGCTTTTCGCATTTTCCGGGAAGGCAACAGCTTTTGTGGCGCCATTTTTGATCGGTGTGGTTACCGATATCACCGGTCAGCAGCGACCTGCGATGATTGTGATTTTCTTGTTGCTGATTATTGGAGCTGCTTTGATGAGCTTTGTTCGTGAAGCAGAGGCAGACTAG